From Methylocystis sp. ATCC 49242, one genomic window encodes:
- a CDS encoding SDR family oxidoreductase, translated as MSHWLIAGASRGIGLELARQLAQRGEHVTASLRSEAARETLAAALAPAGKAQIVSFDTRDEAALRAAAASIIEPVDVLIANAGAYGPQRQSTLDTDFDGVLELLSTNTLGPLRVAQAFLPLLRRSKHPRIVIMSSVLGSMALQGTFNIGYRASKAGLNKITQCLAEDLKPEGIAVISMHPGWVRTDMGGPDAPLDVTESAEGIIGVAAALTLVETGRFVDYRGEEIEW; from the coding sequence ATGTCCCATTGGCTTATCGCCGGCGCAAGCCGCGGCATCGGATTGGAGCTTGCGCGCCAGCTCGCGCAGCGCGGCGAACATGTGACCGCGAGTCTGCGCAGCGAGGCCGCGCGCGAGACGCTCGCCGCCGCGCTCGCTCCGGCCGGCAAAGCGCAAATCGTCAGTTTCGACACGCGCGATGAAGCCGCGTTGCGCGCCGCCGCAGCGTCGATCATCGAGCCAGTCGACGTGCTGATCGCCAACGCAGGCGCCTATGGGCCGCAACGCCAGTCGACGCTCGACACGGATTTCGACGGCGTGCTCGAACTTCTGTCCACCAATACGCTCGGGCCGCTGCGCGTCGCGCAGGCGTTTCTTCCGCTCCTGCGGCGAAGCAAGCATCCGCGCATCGTCATCATGTCGAGCGTGCTCGGCTCGATGGCCCTGCAGGGCACATTCAACATCGGCTATCGCGCGTCGAAGGCCGGGCTGAACAAGATAACGCAATGTCTCGCGGAGGATCTGAAGCCGGAGGGGATCGCCGTCATCTCGATGCATCCAGGCTGGGTGCGCACGGACATGGGCGGTCCAGACGCGCCGCTCGACGTGACCGAAAGCGCGGAGGGGATCATTGGCGTCGCGGCGGCGCTGACGCTCGTGGAAACGGGCCGTTTCGTCGATTATCGCGGCGAGGAAATCGAGTGGTGA
- a CDS encoding ABC transporter ATP-binding protein has translation MKDASPDGGAASLDVAIAHKDHHAANGRPVRALEDLRLNLPIGQAGAVVGPSGCGKTTLLRLIAGLDRDFTGHIELPAHGRLGMAFQEPRLLPWRSVADNLRIAAPQASEEEIATLLEELSLSEHAAHFPGELSLGLARRVALARALAVKPDLLLLDEPLVSLDVALARELRDKIAALVDEKHITTLIVTHDLREAIALADRIFLLSPRPAHVVATLDVAAPRKRLTKEIADSLEAQAHAALIASRKRHESQ, from the coding sequence TTGAAAGACGCGTCACCCGATGGCGGCGCGGCGTCGCTCGACGTCGCTATCGCGCATAAGGATCATCACGCCGCGAATGGCCGGCCTGTGCGAGCGCTCGAAGACCTGCGGCTCAATCTGCCGATCGGTCAGGCGGGCGCGGTCGTTGGCCCCTCGGGCTGCGGCAAGACGACCCTGCTGCGCCTGATCGCGGGATTGGATCGCGATTTCACCGGACATATCGAACTCCCCGCGCATGGACGCCTCGGCATGGCGTTTCAGGAGCCGCGCCTCCTGCCCTGGCGCAGCGTCGCCGACAATCTTCGCATCGCCGCCCCGCAGGCGAGCGAGGAAGAGATTGCAACGCTGCTCGAAGAACTATCCCTGTCGGAACATGCGGCGCATTTTCCGGGCGAACTCTCGCTCGGTCTCGCGCGCCGCGTGGCGCTGGCGCGCGCGCTTGCCGTGAAGCCGGACCTTCTGTTGCTCGACGAGCCGCTCGTCTCGCTCGACGTCGCGCTCGCCCGCGAGCTGCGCGACAAGATCGCCGCGCTCGTAGACGAGAAACACATCACGACATTGATCGTCACGCACGACCTGCGCGAAGCGATCGCTCTCGCTGACCGGATTTTCCTGCTGTCGCCGCGCCCCGCGCATGTCGTCGCGACGCTCGACGTCGCCGCGCCGCGAAAGCGCCTCACGAAAGAGATTGCGGATTCTCTGGAGGCGCAAGCCCATGCGGCGCTGATCGCGTCTCGTAAACGTCACGAAAGCCAGTGA
- a CDS encoding ABC transporter permease: MIRIVSLALLLGVWQIGAWMSDPRRLPGPSLVFEAIYEEARSGALFSNLAITLARVIASFALAMSLGAAIGYLMGRNRLADRLLDPWLVALLNLPALVVIVLAYVWAGLTEVAAIGAVALNKLPNAVVVVREGARALDPQLEEMAQAFHFSRATRFRHLVLPQLAPYLAAATRSGLSLVWKVVLVVELLGRSNGVGFEINMAFQLFDMKLLLAYALPFVALMLGVETLLVQPLERRVTRWRRGVARRRYRA; this comes from the coding sequence TTGATCCGCATCGTTTCGCTGGCGCTGCTTCTCGGAGTCTGGCAGATCGGCGCCTGGATGTCCGATCCCCGCCGCCTGCCCGGGCCGTCGCTCGTTTTCGAGGCGATTTACGAAGAGGCGCGTTCCGGCGCGCTCTTCTCCAATCTCGCCATTACGCTCGCGCGCGTCATCGCATCATTTGCGCTCGCCATGAGTCTGGGCGCGGCGATTGGCTATCTCATGGGCCGTAACAGGCTCGCCGACCGGCTTCTCGATCCCTGGCTCGTCGCGCTGCTCAATCTTCCCGCGCTCGTCGTCATCGTGCTTGCCTATGTGTGGGCGGGGCTGACGGAGGTCGCGGCCATCGGCGCCGTCGCGCTCAACAAGCTGCCGAACGCCGTCGTCGTGGTGCGGGAAGGCGCCCGCGCGCTCGATCCGCAACTGGAGGAAATGGCGCAGGCCTTTCATTTCTCGCGCGCGACGCGATTTCGCCATCTCGTGTTGCCGCAGCTCGCGCCCTATCTCGCGGCGGCGACGCGCTCCGGCCTTTCGCTGGTTTGGAAGGTCGTGCTGGTCGTCGAGCTTCTCGGCCGCTCCAATGGCGTCGGTTTCGAGATCAACATGGCGTTCCAGCTTTTCGACATGAAGCTGCTGCTCGCTTACGCCCTACCTTTCGTGGCGCTGATGCTCGGCGTCGAAACATTACTGGTGCAGCCCCTTGAAAGACGCGTCACCCGATGGCGGCGCGGCGTCGCTCGACGTCGCTATCGCGCATAA
- a CDS encoding ABC transporter substrate-binding protein, with protein MRRPFALAAVGLAVTMFLAVPTQAAEKLRLALQKTGTTGWELAVVKAFDLDKEAGLELDVTELAAPEAGKIAIQGGSADVIVSDWLWVSRERAQGAKLTFYPYSSAIGAVMTKDATIRNVKDLVGKKLGVAGGPLDKSWLMLKAFALKSGVDLDRSATILYGAPPLIAEKAQQGEIDAALEFWNFAADLEAKGFTRAIELADVEKALGAKGDVVITGYVFDEAFAAKNRDALSRFFAMTKKAKELISTNDKAWAVAAQRIGPRGAATLEAYRKRYVAGVPKRAVKDEEADAAALYKALAEIGGEKLVGPARTLDAGVFYKGGESAH; from the coding sequence ATGAGACGCCCCTTCGCCCTCGCCGCCGTCGGCCTCGCCGTCACGATGTTCCTCGCGGTCCCGACGCAAGCCGCCGAGAAGCTTCGGCTCGCGCTGCAGAAGACCGGCACCACCGGCTGGGAGCTCGCCGTCGTCAAGGCCTTCGATCTCGACAAGGAGGCGGGGCTCGAACTCGACGTGACCGAACTCGCGGCGCCCGAAGCCGGCAAGATCGCGATTCAGGGCGGAAGCGCCGACGTCATCGTCTCCGACTGGCTGTGGGTGTCGCGCGAGCGCGCGCAGGGCGCGAAGCTCACCTTCTACCCCTATTCTTCCGCCATCGGCGCGGTGATGACGAAAGACGCCACGATCAGGAACGTGAAGGATCTCGTCGGAAAGAAGCTGGGCGTCGCGGGCGGACCGCTCGACAAAAGCTGGCTCATGCTGAAGGCCTTCGCGCTCAAGAGCGGCGTCGATCTCGACAGGAGCGCGACCATTCTCTACGGGGCGCCGCCGCTCATCGCGGAGAAGGCGCAGCAAGGCGAAATCGACGCGGCGCTGGAGTTCTGGAATTTCGCCGCCGATCTCGAAGCGAAGGGCTTTACTCGCGCCATCGAACTTGCCGACGTCGAGAAAGCGTTAGGGGCCAAAGGCGACGTGGTCATCACCGGCTATGTGTTCGACGAGGCCTTCGCCGCGAAAAACAGGGACGCGCTGTCGCGCTTCTTTGCGATGACGAAGAAAGCCAAGGAGCTGATTTCAACGAACGACAAGGCCTGGGCCGTCGCCGCGCAACGCATCGGCCCCAGGGGCGCCGCGACGCTCGAGGCGTATCGCAAGCGTTATGTCGCCGGCGTTCCGAAACGCGCCGTGAAAGACGAAGAGGCAGACGCGGCCGCGCTTTACAAGGCGCTCGCTGAAATCGGCGGCGAGAAGCTCGTCGGACCCGCCAGGACGCTCGACGCCGGCGTCTTCTACAAGGGCGGCGAGAGCGCGCATTGA
- a CDS encoding glycosyltransferase family 4 protein, translating into MSEPLTVVVCVDHGSITGGQAKVAIESAIGMKRAGLRVIFFAAAAPVDPRLQEEGVEVACLGQTDLLGNPSRAAAMIQGTWNTDAAKALRELLAKLPADRTVVHVHGWARALSPSIAPAIAQSKLPALYTVHEYFLFCPNGGFYNYQTNVACSLEPLSPACFATHCDQRNYVRKLWRGGRLLLAKHFARLPQVFSDYVCISNFQRDVIAPFIPKSARLHHVSNPIDAVDRGPKENPASGDFIFLGRLSPEKGPLLFAEAAARIGQVATFVGDGPMAAEIAQRFPDARLLGWKSPDEAAEALRNARALVFPSLWYEGQPLTVLEAKAMGTPVIVSNGCAGREEVADEETGLWFNNGDAFALARAIGRLKDDATVARMSRAAYDDFWRDPPTLSRHVERIVAIYEEMLSRRAAAA; encoded by the coding sequence ATGTCTGAACCTCTGACGGTCGTCGTCTGCGTCGACCATGGCTCCATCACCGGCGGACAGGCCAAGGTCGCGATCGAAAGCGCAATCGGCATGAAGCGCGCAGGGCTGCGCGTGATCTTCTTCGCCGCGGCGGCGCCGGTTGACCCGCGTTTGCAGGAAGAAGGCGTCGAGGTCGCCTGTCTCGGACAGACCGATCTCCTCGGCAATCCCTCGCGCGCGGCGGCGATGATTCAGGGAACGTGGAACACGGACGCCGCCAAAGCGCTTCGCGAACTTCTCGCGAAGCTGCCGGCGGATCGCACGGTCGTTCATGTGCATGGATGGGCGCGCGCGCTGTCGCCGTCCATCGCGCCCGCAATCGCGCAATCGAAGCTGCCGGCGCTCTATACGGTGCACGAATATTTCCTGTTCTGCCCCAACGGCGGTTTCTACAATTACCAGACCAATGTCGCCTGTTCGCTCGAGCCGCTGTCGCCCGCCTGTTTCGCGACGCATTGCGACCAGCGCAATTACGTCAGGAAGCTCTGGCGCGGCGGGCGGCTGCTGCTCGCCAAGCACTTCGCGCGGCTGCCGCAGGTCTTTTCGGACTATGTCTGCATCTCGAATTTCCAGCGGGACGTCATCGCGCCCTTCATTCCGAAGAGCGCGCGGCTGCATCATGTCTCGAACCCGATCGACGCCGTAGATCGCGGGCCCAAGGAAAATCCGGCTTCGGGCGACTTCATCTTTCTCGGGCGCCTCTCGCCCGAGAAAGGCCCGCTGCTCTTCGCGGAGGCCGCCGCGCGGATCGGCCAGGTCGCGACTTTCGTGGGCGATGGGCCAATGGCGGCGGAGATCGCGCAGCGCTTTCCCGACGCGCGCCTGCTGGGCTGGAAGTCGCCCGACGAAGCGGCGGAGGCGCTGCGCAACGCCCGCGCGCTCGTCTTCCCGTCGCTCTGGTATGAAGGTCAGCCGCTGACCGTGCTGGAAGCGAAGGCGATGGGAACGCCTGTGATCGTCTCCAATGGCTGCGCCGGCCGCGAGGAGGTCGCAGACGAGGAGACGGGCCTCTGGTTCAACAACGGCGACGCCTTCGCGCTTGCCCGCGCCATCGGTCGGCTCAAGGACGACGCGACGGTCGCCCGCATGAGCCGCGCCGCCTACGACGATTTCTGGCGCGATCCGCCGACCCTCTCGCGGCATGTCGAGCGCATCGTCGCGATATATGAGGAGATGCTGAGTCGCCGCGCCGCGGCGGCCTGA
- a CDS encoding glycosyltransferase family 4 protein encodes MPLPTVVICVDHAFVSGGQSKVAIESALGLRAAGARVIFFAACGPADPRLQAAGIETRCLDQYDILGNPSRLAAARQGVWNAEAARALAEVLAPLPRETIVHVHGWAKALSPSIAQPIRASGLPAAYTMHEYFLHCPNGGFYNYQENAVCRLSPMSAACWATNCDSRNYPFKLWRNARMLVAQHVAHLADAFSDILLISQLQEEALAPYLPRAAAIHRVANPVEAEPLGRKENPASGDFLFVGRLSAEKGAFLFAEAAERAGVTPVIVGDGHIAGELRARFPQLRMLGWKAPQEVRTAMRNVRALVFPSLWYEGQPLTVLEAKAMGTPVIVSDACAGREAVEDGVTGLWFESGDAASLADAMTRLKDDALVARLSAQAYDAYWRAPATLDRHIEETLKVYDRMLSRKG; translated from the coding sequence ATGCCCCTCCCCACCGTCGTCATTTGCGTCGATCACGCGTTCGTCAGCGGGGGGCAGTCCAAGGTCGCCATCGAAAGCGCCCTCGGTCTCAGGGCGGCGGGGGCGCGCGTGATCTTCTTCGCGGCCTGCGGGCCAGCCGATCCCCGCCTTCAGGCGGCGGGGATCGAGACCCGCTGTCTCGACCAGTACGACATTCTGGGCAACCCCTCGCGCCTCGCCGCCGCGCGGCAGGGCGTCTGGAACGCCGAGGCCGCCCGCGCCCTCGCTGAAGTCCTCGCGCCGCTTCCGCGCGAGACGATCGTCCATGTGCATGGCTGGGCGAAGGCGCTCTCGCCTTCCATCGCACAGCCGATCCGCGCCTCGGGACTTCCTGCGGCCTATACGATGCACGAATATTTCCTGCATTGCCCCAATGGCGGTTTCTACAACTATCAGGAAAACGCCGTCTGCCGCCTCTCGCCCATGTCCGCCGCCTGCTGGGCCACGAATTGCGACTCGCGCAACTATCCTTTCAAGCTGTGGCGCAACGCGCGCATGTTGGTCGCGCAGCATGTCGCGCATCTGGCCGACGCCTTCTCCGACATATTGCTGATCTCGCAATTGCAGGAGGAGGCGCTGGCGCCCTACCTCCCGCGCGCCGCGGCGATCCATCGCGTGGCGAATCCTGTCGAGGCGGAGCCGCTGGGCCGGAAGGAAAATCCGGCGAGCGGGGATTTTCTCTTCGTCGGCCGTCTGTCGGCGGAGAAAGGCGCCTTTCTGTTCGCGGAGGCCGCGGAGCGCGCGGGCGTGACGCCGGTGATCGTCGGCGACGGCCATATCGCCGGGGAACTTCGCGCGCGCTTCCCGCAATTGCGGATGCTCGGCTGGAAGGCGCCGCAGGAGGTGCGAACCGCAATGCGCAATGTGCGCGCGCTGGTTTTTCCTTCTCTCTGGTATGAAGGCCAGCCGCTCACCGTGCTGGAGGCGAAGGCCATGGGAACGCCCGTCATCGTCTCCGACGCCTGCGCCGGCCGCGAGGCGGTGGAGGACGGCGTCACCGGCCTCTGGTTCGAGAGCGGCGACGCCGCGAGCCTCGCCGACGCAATGACGCGTCTGAAGGACGACGCGCTCGTCGCGCGTCTTTCGGCGCAGGCCTATGACGCCTATTGGCGCGCGCCGGCGACGCTCGACCGGCATATCGAGGAAACGCTGAAGGTCTATGACCGGATGCTGTCGCGAAAGGGATGA
- the parE gene encoding DNA topoisomerase IV subunit B — protein MATKPDLFGGAPRKAPASKPAAKSGPVEYSAASIEVLEGLEPVRRRPGMYIGGTDETAMHHLFAEVLDNAMDEAVAGHATFIEVTLEPGGWLTVTDNGRGIPVGPHPKMKDKSALEVVMTVLHAGGKFDSGAYQTSGGLHGVGVSVVNALSEKVEVEVAIEQQLYRMEFSRGLPLGKLERLGKVHNRRGTKVRFKPDAQIFGESAHWKPARLFRMSRSKAYLFGGVEIRWRCDPSLIEPGSDTPADAVLRFPGGLKDYLAREVHGKEVVTDQPFTGKVTREGGHGSLEWAVSWLPEDDGFVHSYCNTVPTPDGGTHEAGFRLALLKALKDHADRVGQTKRAKDVTGDDLMGQSAAMISVFIREPEFQGQNKSRLMSVEASRIVESTVRDAFDHWLAAAPTQANKLLDFAVERAEERLRRRAEKDIARKTATRKLRLPGKLVDCTNNSAQGSELFIVEGDSAGGSAKEARNRATQAVLPLRGKILNVASATKDKLLANQQLADLTQALGCGLGAHYREEELRYDKVIVMTDADVDGAHIASLLITFFYRQMPKLIEKGHLYLAQPPLYKLTQGPKTVYARDNDHRDELIRTVLTGKGKIETSRFKGLGEMSAAQLKETTMDPTKRTLLKVVIEGEDREETADCVERLMGNKPEARFAFIQEKAAFAVELLDV, from the coding sequence ATGGCCACTAAACCCGATCTTTTCGGCGGCGCGCCGCGCAAGGCGCCCGCGTCCAAACCCGCCGCGAAAAGCGGCCCGGTCGAATATTCCGCCGCCTCCATCGAGGTTCTCGAGGGGCTGGAGCCCGTGCGCCGGCGCCCCGGCATGTATATCGGCGGCACCGACGAGACGGCGATGCACCATCTCTTCGCCGAGGTGCTCGACAACGCCATGGACGAGGCCGTCGCCGGCCACGCCACCTTCATCGAGGTGACGCTGGAGCCCGGCGGCTGGCTGACCGTCACCGACAACGGCCGCGGCATCCCCGTCGGCCCGCACCCAAAAATGAAGGACAAGTCGGCGCTGGAGGTCGTGATGACCGTGCTGCACGCCGGCGGCAAGTTCGACTCGGGCGCCTATCAGACCTCGGGCGGTCTGCACGGCGTCGGCGTCTCGGTGGTGAACGCCCTGTCGGAGAAGGTCGAGGTCGAGGTCGCGATCGAGCAGCAGCTCTACCGCATGGAGTTCTCGCGCGGCCTGCCTCTCGGCAAGCTGGAGCGGCTTGGTAAGGTGCACAACCGCCGCGGCACGAAAGTGCGCTTCAAGCCCGACGCGCAGATTTTCGGCGAGAGCGCGCATTGGAAGCCCGCGCGCCTCTTCCGCATGTCGCGCTCCAAGGCCTATCTCTTCGGCGGCGTCGAAATCCGCTGGCGCTGCGATCCCTCGCTGATCGAGCCCGGCTCGGACACGCCCGCCGACGCGGTGCTGCGCTTCCCGGGCGGCCTGAAGGATTATCTGGCGCGCGAAGTCCACGGCAAGGAGGTCGTCACCGACCAGCCCTTCACCGGCAAGGTGACGCGCGAGGGCGGCCATGGCTCGCTCGAATGGGCGGTCTCATGGCTCCCGGAGGACGACGGCTTCGTTCACTCCTACTGCAACACCGTGCCGACGCCCGATGGCGGCACGCATGAGGCGGGCTTCCGCCTCGCGCTGCTGAAGGCGCTGAAGGACCATGCCGATCGCGTGGGCCAGACCAAGCGCGCCAAGGACGTCACCGGCGACGATCTGATGGGCCAGTCGGCGGCGATGATTTCGGTCTTCATCCGCGAGCCGGAGTTTCAGGGCCAGAACAAGAGCCGGCTGATGAGCGTCGAGGCGTCTCGCATCGTCGAGAGCACGGTGCGCGACGCCTTCGACCACTGGCTCGCCGCTGCGCCGACGCAGGCCAACAAGCTCCTGGATTTCGCGGTGGAGCGCGCCGAGGAGCGCCTGCGCCGCCGAGCCGAGAAGGACATCGCCCGCAAGACCGCGACCCGAAAGTTGCGATTGCCGGGCAAGCTCGTGGACTGCACCAATAACTCGGCTCAAGGCTCCGAGCTGTTCATCGTCGAAGGCGATTCCGCCGGCGGCTCGGCCAAGGAGGCCCGCAACCGCGCGACGCAGGCCGTGCTGCCCTTGCGCGGCAAGATCCTGAACGTCGCGTCGGCGACCAAGGACAAGCTGCTCGCCAATCAGCAGCTCGCCGATCTCACGCAGGCGCTCGGCTGCGGGCTCGGCGCGCATTATCGCGAGGAGGAGCTGCGCTACGACAAGGTGATCGTGATGACCGACGCCGACGTCGACGGCGCCCATATCGCGTCGCTGCTCATCACCTTCTTTTACCGCCAGATGCCCAAGCTCATCGAGAAGGGCCACCTCTATCTGGCGCAGCCGCCGCTCTACAAGCTCACGCAAGGGCCCAAGACGGTCTACGCCCGCGACAACGACCATCGCGACGAGCTCATCAGGACTGTGCTGACGGGCAAGGGCAAGATCGAGACGAGCCGCTTCAAGGGCCTCGGCGAAATGAGCGCCGCGCAATTGAAGGAAACGACGATGGACCCGACGAAGCGAACGCTGCTCAAGGTCGTCATCGAGGGCGAGGATCGCGAGGAGACCGCCGATTGCGTCGAGCGGCTGATGGGAAACAAGCCCGAGGCGCGCTTCGCCTTCATCCAGGAGAAGGCCGCCTTCGCTGTCGAGCTTCTGGACGTGTGA
- a CDS encoding CHRD domain-containing protein, which yields MGAPLFAVLNGGNECNSAAPPAGPVCRKGDLDAIGSATVLLVPLNATTTTICFGLTVDNLAGATAAHIHRGPSGVNGGVVVNLLPPNAPGGGNPGASSGCTNVPAATANAIRADPTSFYVNVHNGAFPNGAVRGQLH from the coding sequence ATGGGGGCGCCGCTGTTCGCGGTCCTCAACGGCGGCAATGAGTGCAACTCCGCCGCGCCGCCCGCAGGGCCGGTCTGCCGGAAGGGCGATCTCGACGCCATTGGCTCGGCGACGGTGCTGCTGGTCCCGTTGAACGCGACGACCACCACCATCTGCTTTGGTCTCACCGTGGACAATCTCGCCGGCGCGACCGCGGCCCACATCCACCGCGGGCCGTCCGGCGTCAACGGCGGCGTTGTCGTGAATCTCCTCCCGCCCAACGCGCCCGGCGGCGGCAATCCTGGCGCCTCGTCGGGCTGCACGAATGTGCCGGCGGCGACCGCCAACGCCATTCGCGCGGACCCGACGAGCTTCTACGTCAATGTTCACAACGGCGCCTTTCCGAACGGCGCGGTGCGGGGGCAGCTCCACTAA
- a CDS encoding sensor histidine kinase, which translates to MTRLSEDHYLTDADLSLDPPAASTKPHSGCDVISDQADALERMQLALDAGRTGIWDWNLVTGEVHLDARVRQLWGLPEDTQANFEIFRNALHPQDRRRTKEAVEVALDPNHDGDYEIEYRVIGLKDQVERWVSIRGRTYFEDGRAVRILGTARDITGRKQREQHVRVLLRELVHRSKNLLAVVQAMSRQTAAGSPSVEDFQRKFSARLQALSMAHDLLVSQDWRGASMRELVRAQLSYCMDVPKDDIGEHARIDGPKIMLKPEAAQNIGLALHELATNALSYGALSRPDGAVSLSWRFEDGRLNIEWRESGGPSVTAPPREGFGHKVVKRLVAQALDGTATLNFPPDGLVWTLSIPASFAMLKVEQTSA; encoded by the coding sequence ATGACCCGACTATCTGAGGATCACTACTTGACCGACGCCGATTTAAGCCTCGACCCCCCGGCCGCATCGACAAAGCCGCACTCGGGATGCGACGTCATCAGCGATCAGGCCGACGCGCTGGAGCGCATGCAGCTCGCCCTCGACGCCGGGCGCACCGGCATATGGGACTGGAACCTCGTCACCGGCGAGGTGCATCTCGACGCCCGCGTGCGCCAGCTGTGGGGACTTCCCGAGGACACGCAGGCGAACTTCGAAATCTTTCGCAACGCGCTGCACCCGCAGGATCGACGCCGCACCAAGGAGGCGGTCGAAGTCGCGCTCGACCCAAATCATGACGGCGATTACGAGATCGAATATCGCGTCATCGGTCTGAAGGATCAGGTGGAGCGCTGGGTGTCGATCCGCGGCCGCACCTATTTCGAGGACGGCCGCGCCGTGCGCATTCTCGGCACGGCGCGCGACATCACAGGGCGCAAGCAGCGCGAGCAGCATGTCCGCGTGCTGCTGCGGGAGCTGGTGCATCGCTCGAAAAACCTGCTCGCCGTCGTGCAGGCGATGTCGCGTCAGACCGCCGCCGGATCGCCCTCGGTCGAGGACTTCCAGCGCAAGTTCAGCGCGCGGCTGCAGGCGCTCTCCATGGCGCACGACCTGCTCGTCTCGCAGGACTGGCGCGGCGCCTCGATGCGCGAGCTGGTCCGCGCGCAGCTCTCCTATTGCATGGACGTGCCCAAGGACGACATCGGCGAGCATGCGCGCATCGACGGCCCGAAGATCATGCTGAAGCCGGAGGCCGCGCAAAACATCGGCCTCGCGCTTCACGAGCTCGCGACGAATGCGCTGAGCTATGGCGCGCTGTCGCGCCCCGACGGCGCGGTTTCGCTGAGCTGGCGGTTCGAGGACGGGCGGCTGAACATCGAATGGCGCGAGAGCGGCGGCCCTTCGGTCACGGCGCCGCCGCGCGAAGGTTTTGGCCACAAGGTCGTCAAGCGGCTTGTCGCCCAGGCCCTCGACGGAACAGCGACGCTGAACTTTCCGCCCGACGGGCTGGTGTGGACGCTGTCGATCCCTGCGAGCTTTGCGATGTTGAAGGTCGAACAGACGTCGGCGTGA
- a CDS encoding (deoxy)nucleoside triphosphate pyrophosphohydrolase, whose protein sequence is MKLLLVVAAALVDADNRVLIAQRPEGKQLAGLWEFPGGKLDPGERPEDALIRELAEELGVVVKAPCLAPLTFASHAYDDFHLLMPLYVCRKWEGFVAPAEGQAIKWVRPRDLRNYDMPPADAPLIAPLIDLLG, encoded by the coding sequence ATGAAACTTCTTCTCGTCGTCGCGGCGGCGCTCGTCGACGCGGATAATCGCGTTCTCATCGCGCAGCGCCCCGAGGGAAAGCAGCTTGCCGGCCTGTGGGAGTTTCCCGGCGGCAAGCTCGACCCCGGCGAGCGGCCGGAGGACGCGCTGATCCGTGAGCTGGCGGAGGAGCTCGGCGTCGTCGTCAAGGCGCCCTGCCTCGCGCCGCTGACTTTCGCGAGCCACGCCTATGACGACTTCCATCTGCTGATGCCGCTCTACGTGTGCCGGAAATGGGAAGGCTTCGTCGCGCCTGCCGAAGGCCAGGCGATCAAATGGGTGCGCCCGCGCGATCTGCGCAATTACGACATGCCGCCCGCGGACGCGCCTCTGATCGCGCCGTTGATCGACCTGCTGGGCTGA